Proteins from a single region of Dysosmobacter acutus:
- a CDS encoding isocitrate lyase/PEP mutase family protein produces MNRTTRLKELIRAREILVMPGVYDALSAKIAERCGVKAVQVTGYGLAGSNLGLPDVGIMTKTQMVELTRNICRAVSIPVMADGDTGFGNAINLYYAVRDFEAAGAAGINLEDQFFPKRCGHMGGKQIIPFEEAVKKIEAAAAARTDPDFVINARTDAIAVVGVEEAIRRGNAFAKAGADLVFVEAPTNPDDVKRVIESIEAPVSINMIYARGAKTPAISIRQLEEWGAARVSVPVMPLFAAARALERAYTAVVRDDVESMDGEIFAFREFTDLVGLPEIQELERRFLDTAELDARYHR; encoded by the coding sequence ATGAATCGAACAACGCGGCTCAAAGAGTTGATCCGCGCCCGGGAAATCCTTGTCATGCCGGGCGTCTACGACGCGCTGAGCGCAAAGATCGCGGAACGGTGCGGCGTGAAGGCGGTGCAGGTCACCGGCTACGGCCTGGCGGGCAGCAATTTGGGTCTGCCCGACGTGGGGATTATGACCAAGACGCAGATGGTCGAGCTGACCCGCAATATCTGCCGGGCCGTCAGCATCCCCGTCATGGCGGACGGGGACACAGGATTCGGCAATGCAATCAACCTCTATTACGCGGTCAGGGACTTTGAAGCGGCCGGCGCCGCGGGCATCAATCTGGAGGACCAGTTTTTCCCCAAGCGCTGCGGCCACATGGGCGGAAAACAAATCATCCCCTTTGAAGAGGCGGTGAAGAAGATCGAAGCCGCCGCCGCGGCCCGGACGGACCCGGACTTTGTCATCAACGCCCGCACCGACGCCATCGCGGTGGTCGGCGTGGAGGAGGCGATCCGCCGGGGCAACGCATTTGCCAAGGCCGGCGCCGACCTCGTCTTTGTGGAGGCGCCCACAAACCCGGACGACGTGAAGCGGGTGATCGAGTCCATTGAGGCGCCGGTGAGCATCAACATGATCTATGCCAGGGGCGCGAAGACGCCCGCCATCTCCATCAGGCAGTTGGAGGAGTGGGGCGCGGCCCGGGTGAGCGTCCCCGTCATGCCCCTCTTTGCGGCCGCCCGGGCGCTGGAGCGGGCCTATACGGCAGTTGTCAGGGATGATGTGGAGTCCATGGACGGCGAAATTTTCGCATTCAGGGAGTTTACGGACCTGGTCGGCCTGCCGGAGATTCAGGAGCTGGAGCGGAGGTTCCTGGACACGGCCGAGTTGGACGCCCGTTATCACCGCTGA
- a CDS encoding aconitase/3-isopropylmalate dehydratase large subunit family protein, with amino-acid sequence MGFTFAEKIIGGHAGREVHANDCVVVNVDVMMASDTTGPMTIRAFQDMGGVRLAKPEKTIFVIDHATPCPNERIAALHSMIRRFCAEQGCVLYDQNKGVCHQVMLENHEVGEGDLVLGGDSHTCSYGAVGAFSTGVGSTDLGAALLTGKTWLRVPETSRIELTGQLTKGVFAKDVILRMIGDLRSDGVSYESVEFAGDGFACFTREEAATVCNMVIEMGGKNGVFLSALKRPDLIPDEDAVYKRVLRYDASGFVPMVSRPHAVDNVCTAAEAADQKIDMVYIGSCTNGRLSDLAAAADILRGKKIAPSVRMTVCPASTKVLLAAIERGYIREFLEAGATISTPGCSLCVGTLGGVPDDGEVVLSTTNRNFKGRMGNKNALIYLSSPATAAASALTGRITDPREVIGK; translated from the coding sequence GTGGGTTTTACGTTTGCGGAAAAAATCATAGGGGGCCATGCGGGGCGGGAGGTTCATGCAAACGACTGCGTTGTGGTGAATGTAGACGTCATGATGGCCAGCGACACAACGGGTCCGATGACGATCCGGGCCTTTCAGGACATGGGCGGCGTGCGCTTGGCAAAGCCGGAAAAAACGATCTTTGTCATTGATCACGCGACGCCCTGCCCCAATGAGCGCATCGCGGCGCTGCACAGTATGATCCGCCGCTTCTGCGCCGAACAGGGCTGTGTGCTGTACGACCAGAACAAGGGCGTCTGCCATCAGGTCATGCTTGAAAACCATGAGGTGGGGGAAGGGGACCTTGTGCTGGGAGGCGACTCCCACACCTGCTCCTATGGCGCGGTGGGCGCGTTTTCCACAGGCGTCGGCTCCACGGACCTGGGGGCCGCGCTGCTGACCGGCAAGACCTGGCTCCGCGTGCCGGAGACAAGCCGCATTGAGCTGACCGGACAGTTAACGAAAGGCGTCTTTGCAAAGGACGTGATTCTCCGGATGATCGGGGACCTGCGCAGTGACGGCGTCAGCTATGAATCGGTGGAATTTGCCGGAGACGGCTTTGCATGCTTCACCAGGGAGGAGGCTGCCACGGTCTGTAACATGGTCATCGAGATGGGAGGCAAAAACGGCGTCTTCCTCAGCGCGCTGAAAAGGCCCGACCTGATTCCGGACGAGGACGCGGTCTACAAGAGGGTGCTCCGGTACGACGCCTCCGGCTTCGTCCCCATGGTCTCAAGGCCGCATGCGGTGGACAATGTCTGTACGGCCGCGGAAGCGGCGGACCAGAAGATCGACATGGTCTACATAGGGAGCTGCACCAATGGACGCCTTTCCGATCTGGCGGCCGCGGCGGATATCCTCCGGGGGAAGAAAATCGCGCCGTCGGTCCGCATGACGGTCTGCCCCGCGTCCACAAAGGTGCTCTTAGCGGCCATCGAAAGAGGGTATATCCGGGAATTTCTGGAGGCCGGGGCAACGATTTCCACGCCGGGATGCAGCCTGTGCGTGGGAACGTTAGGCGGCGTGCCTGATGACGGGGAGGTGGTTCTCTCCACCACAAACCGCAACTTCAAGGGGCGGATGGGAAACAAAAACGCACTGATCTATCTGTCCTCTCCCGCCACCGCGGCGGCCTCCGCGCTGACGGGCAGAATCACAGACCCCAGGGAGGTGATCGGGAAATGA
- a CDS encoding 3-isopropylmalate dehydratase small subunit, translating into MSKALVYGDSINTDLIIAGKYTKTLDFNDLAAHCMEDLDPDFVRRVEQGDVLVAGGNFGCGSSREQAPIALKYAGVGAVLAKSFARIFYRNAINVGLPVLICDTSCIREGDLIRIDMDGGKVVVNGERELDCQALSPIMQRILQSGGLASYLKEKGDFVL; encoded by the coding sequence ATGAGCAAGGCGCTGGTGTATGGAGACAGCATCAACACCGACTTGATTATCGCCGGGAAATATACCAAGACACTGGACTTCAACGACCTGGCCGCCCATTGCATGGAGGATCTGGACCCGGACTTCGTCCGCCGTGTGGAGCAGGGGGACGTTTTGGTGGCCGGCGGCAACTTTGGGTGCGGTTCCTCCCGCGAGCAGGCTCCGATCGCCCTCAAGTATGCGGGAGTGGGCGCGGTCCTGGCAAAATCCTTTGCCCGGATTTTTTACCGCAACGCCATCAACGTGGGGCTTCCCGTCCTGATCTGCGACACCTCATGCATCCGGGAGGGAGACCTGATCCGGATCGATATGGACGGGGGAAAAGTGGTGGTCAACGGCGAACGGGAGCTTGACTGCCAGGCCCTTTCCCCCATTATGCAGCGCATTTTGCAAAGCGGCGGGCTGGCCTCGTATTTAAAGGAAAAAGGCGACTTTGTCCTTTGA